Genomic window (Chondrocystis sp. NIES-4102):
GCTTTAGCAGCAGCAATGCTTAAAACTTTAGAGAATCCTCCCCAAGCTGAAAAGTTAATTCAAAGAGCTAATGAGTATTCCACAGACAAAGTAGTTGCAACTTATCTGTCTTTACTTGAAGGTTTAAAAGTTACAACCTAACTTGATAGCGATCGCACTAAGTTTTTTGATACTGGTTTTAATCGGAAACAACACAACTATGAGTTCTTAAAAAGCAACAGTAGATACAAATAATTGTAATGGATCAAAGCGTTGATTTATCTGATTTAGCTTGAAATAAGAACTTTCTTAGTTTATCGAACAGAATTTACTTATTAATATTAAGCATAGGTCAATTCAAGGTACTAAATTATTAAAAATTTATGGAGTTTGCAGTAAAAAATGACTAAAAGGCGTTGGGGTGGCAAATATCTCGATATGTGGCGTAAATCAAGCGAAAATTCAATCAATCGTCAAATTTTTGCTGCTGCGCTAACTGTCGGTTTATTTACTGGGTTAGTGAAATTTGCTTCTGTAGGTAAAGAATTAGTCGTTGCTTGGCGATTTGGTACGGGGGATGAATTAGATGCTTTTATTATTGCGATGGTTATTCCCTCCTTCGTTATCAATGTAGTGGCTGGTTCTTTCAAGTCAGCCTTGATTCCTGTATACATTAAAGTAAGAGAACAACAAGGTCAAAAAGCTGCTCAAAATCTCTTTGCGGGTATTTCTGTTCTAGCATTAGGTCTATTAACTTTAACCGCGATCGCCCTTGTAGTCTTTGCTCCTCTATATTTACCACTGATAGCTTCTGGTTTCCCACCCGAAAAATTACGTCTTACTACTCATTTACTGTGGTCTCTTTCTCCCTTAATTTTGCTTAATGGCATTATTAATGTCTGGGGGGGTGTATTAAATGCAGGTGAAAGATTTGCTTTAGCAGCTTTCTCTCCAGCTATTACTCCTTTGGCTACGGTAATTATGCTGTTGGCATTTCCTAATTTAGGAATATATGCTCTATCTATCGGTTGGATATGTGGATCTTTTCTAGAAGTATTAATTTTAGGCAAAGGTTTGAGCAAACAAAAAATTAATTTATTACCCAAATGGTCAAAATATGATGTCAATTTAAATGAAGTTACTAGTCAGTACTTTCCAGTGCTTACTGGTGCATTTATGATGTGTAGTGCTGAGATAGTAGACCAATCTATGGCTGCTATGTCGTCTCCTGGAAGTGTGGCAGCTTTAAGTTATGCAAATCGAGTCATTTCTTTACCCTTAACTTTAGCAACTCTAGCATTAGGTACAGCAGTTGTTCCCTATTTTTCCAAAACCATTGCTCAAAAGAATTGGCGTAAAATACAACATACTTTTAATTACTATTTAAAAATTATTTTCCTCACAACTATTCCTTTAACGATAGTTTTTATTTTAGCTTCAAAATTAATAGTGCAAGTATTATTTGAAAGGGGTTCTTTTAATCCAGAAGATACTCAATTAGTCTCACAAATACAGATTTGCTATGCTTTACAAATTCCTTTTTATATATCCGCTATCTTTGTTGTTAAGCTCATAAACTCCCTAGGAGTCAATCAATTTTTAGCTTGGGGTTCTACTATTAACTTAATAGTTAATATAATAGGTAATTACGTTTTGATGCAGTGGTTAGGAGTTCAAGGGATAGCTCTTTCTACTAGTTGCGTATATTTTGTATCTTTTTTATTTTTATATATATTAACTAAAAACTATCTCAATAAAATATTATTAGAAGATATCAATCTTTAGATAATTTTTTAGCAATCATTCGCTTAAATCAAT
Coding sequences:
- a CDS encoding virulence factor MVIN family protein yields the protein MTKRRWGGKYLDMWRKSSENSINRQIFAAALTVGLFTGLVKFASVGKELVVAWRFGTGDELDAFIIAMVIPSFVINVVAGSFKSALIPVYIKVREQQGQKAAQNLFAGISVLALGLLTLTAIALVVFAPLYLPLIASGFPPEKLRLTTHLLWSLSPLILLNGIINVWGGVLNAGERFALAAFSPAITPLATVIMLLAFPNLGIYALSIGWICGSFLEVLILGKGLSKQKINLLPKWSKYDVNLNEVTSQYFPVLTGAFMMCSAEIVDQSMAAMSSPGSVAALSYANRVISLPLTLATLALGTAVVPYFSKTIAQKNWRKIQHTFNYYLKIIFLTTIPLTIVFILASKLIVQVLFERGSFNPEDTQLVSQIQICYALQIPFYISAIFVVKLINSLGVNQFLAWGSTINLIVNIIGNYVLMQWLGVQGIALSTSCVYFVSFLFLYILTKNYLNKILLEDINL